In uncultured Bacteroides sp., one genomic interval encodes:
- a CDS encoding Gfo/Idh/MocA family oxidoreductase, whose translation MIKWGFIGCGNVTEKKSGPAFKKIEGSTVVAVMSRDEEKAKNYAEKRGIKKWYTDAMELIEDPEVDAVYIATPPSSHATYAIMAMKAGKPVYIEKPMASSYEECTRINRISQETGVPCFVAYYRRYLPYFIKVKELIQEGAIGNVINVQIRFAQPPYDLDYNKENLPWRVQPDIAGGGYFYDLASHQLDILQDIFGCILEAEGFKSNRAGLYKAEDTVSACFQFDSGLVGSGSWCFVAHSSAKEDRIEVIGDKGMLCFSTFTFDPIAMHTEKGREEFVIENPEHIQYNLIESVIHHLQGKSICACDGISATPTNWVMDKILGKI comes from the coding sequence ATGATTAAATGGGGATTTATTGGTTGTGGAAACGTAACAGAAAAGAAAAGTGGACCTGCTTTTAAGAAAATTGAAGGTTCTACTGTTGTTGCTGTAATGAGCCGCGACGAAGAAAAAGCTAAAAATTACGCTGAGAAAAGAGGCATTAAGAAATGGTATACTGATGCGATGGAACTGATTGAGGATCCTGAAGTTGATGCTGTTTACATAGCTACCCCACCCTCTTCACATGCTACTTATGCCATTATGGCCATGAAAGCAGGCAAACCGGTTTATATAGAAAAACCAATGGCCAGCAGTTACGAGGAATGTACTCGTATCAACAGAATTTCGCAGGAAACAGGAGTTCCATGCTTTGTTGCCTACTACAGACGTTACCTGCCCTATTTTATAAAGGTCAAAGAATTGATTCAGGAAGGAGCTATTGGAAACGTAATTAATGTACAAATACGTTTTGCTCAGCCTCCATACGATCTGGACTACAATAAAGAAAATCTCCCATGGAGAGTTCAACCAGATATTGCAGGCGGAGGTTATTTCTACGATCTTGCGTCTCACCAGCTGGATATTCTTCAGGATATATTTGGCTGTATCCTTGAGGCTGAAGGATTTAAAAGCAATCGCGCCGGGTTATATAAAGCAGAAGATACCGTAAGTGCTTGTTTCCAGTTCGATTCAGGACTGGTAGGCTCAGGTTCATGGTGTTTTGTTGCTCACTCTTCTGCAAAAGAAGACAGAATTGAAGTAATTGGCGATAAGGGTATGCTTTGTTTTTCTACATTTACATTTGATCCAATTGCCATGCACACAGAAAAAGGCAGAGAAGAATTTGTAATAGAAAACCCCGAACATATTCAGTATAATCTCATTGAATCTGTAATTCATCACTTGCAAGGGAAATCTATTTGTGCTTGTGATGGTATCAGTGCTACACCTACAAATTGGGTTATGGATAAGATCCTTGGTAAAATTTAG
- a CDS encoding TonB-dependent receptor produces MKTINLLKIMTCALLLSSEVGAQTIYDAAKFSGKDLNGTARFVGMGGAMGALGGDISTISTNPAGIGIYRSNDLMTTFGFNYTSSESNYKGNIMNSDKYRGSFDNIGFVYSSKIGNQTALRYVNFGFNYHKAKSFNRNFAMSGDMGGISQTDQMANMTDGASIDRLEDKDVFTNTEIGWLSALGWGKALLYSAGTDLYKGFPGSSPYGEYSSRERGGIDVYDFNVSFNINDRVYLGFTLGAYDLNYTKDTYYSESLYNNSTDYFYSLDSYTKTSGTGVDFKAGVIFRPLEDSPLKIGAAIHSPVFYNLTLYSSAIMGSDANRDEINNAPIPTTFKTVDTYDYVNGDAITDYQLRTPWKYNLSLGYIIGSNVALGAEYEYKDYSSSKLSYGDGVKMSDENGMIKDMLKGVNTIRLGAEIKLVPEFAIRAGYNYSSAVLANDAFKGLAYNSIRTDTDFANEKSINNLTLGLGYRTGNFYADIAYQYSAYKEDFYPFVKGFYGFNSQNEVLYKDEVLSNMDIVKTHVKNDKSSVSLTLGFRF; encoded by the coding sequence ATGAAAACAATAAATTTATTGAAAATAATGACGTGTGCCCTTTTGCTTAGTTCAGAAGTGGGTGCTCAGACAATATACGATGCAGCAAAGTTTTCAGGGAAAGACCTTAACGGTACAGCGCGTTTTGTAGGTATGGGTGGTGCAATGGGAGCATTGGGCGGTGATATTTCTACAATAAGCACGAATCCTGCCGGTATTGGTATTTACAGAAGTAATGATTTGATGACTACTTTTGGTTTCAATTATACTTCTTCTGAAAGCAATTATAAGGGAAATATTATGAATTCCGATAAATATCGTGGTTCATTTGATAATATTGGTTTTGTTTATTCTTCTAAAATAGGTAATCAAACAGCGTTGCGATATGTGAACTTTGGATTCAATTATCATAAAGCAAAATCGTTTAACCGGAATTTTGCTATGAGTGGAGATATGGGTGGTATTTCTCAAACAGACCAAATGGCTAATATGACAGATGGTGCTTCTATTGACAGACTTGAAGATAAAGATGTTTTTACGAATACTGAAATTGGATGGTTGTCGGCTTTAGGATGGGGAAAAGCTCTCCTTTATTCTGCTGGAACGGACTTATATAAAGGTTTTCCGGGAAGCAGCCCTTATGGAGAATATTCATCCAGAGAAAGAGGGGGTATTGATGTATATGATTTTAATGTCTCATTTAATATTAACGATCGGGTTTATTTAGGATTTACTCTTGGGGCTTATGACTTAAATTATACTAAGGATACCTACTACAGCGAATCTCTTTATAATAATAGCACCGATTATTTTTATTCTTTGGATAGTTATACTAAAACAAGTGGAACAGGAGTTGATTTCAAAGCTGGAGTGATTTTCCGTCCGCTTGAAGATTCACCTTTAAAAATTGGGGCGGCTATTCATTCACCGGTATTCTATAATCTTACATTGTATAGTAGCGCTATCATGGGCTCAGATGCTAATAGAGATGAAATTAATAATGCGCCTATACCTACTACTTTTAAAACGGTTGATACTTATGATTATGTAAATGGCGATGCCATTACTGATTATCAGCTCCGCACTCCTTGGAAGTATAATTTAAGTTTGGGCTATATCATTGGAAGTAATGTTGCTTTGGGTGCAGAATATGAATACAAGGACTATTCTTCTTCAAAGTTAAGCTATGGTGACGGTGTAAAGATGTCAGATGAAAATGGAATGATTAAAGATATGCTGAAGGGTGTCAATACAATCCGTTTAGGTGCAGAAATAAAATTAGTTCCTGAATTTGCTATCCGTGCTGGATATAATTATAGTAGTGCTGTACTTGCAAATGATGCCTTTAAAGGACTCGCTTATAATTCAATCCGTACGGATACTGATTTTGCAAACGAGAAATCTATCAATAACTTAACACTCGGTTTAGGATATAGAACAGGTAATTTCTATGCGGATATTGCATATCAATACAGTGCGTATAAAGAAGACTTTTATCCTTTTGTCAAAGGATTTTATGGATTTAATTCTCAAAATGAAGTACTGTATAAGGATGAAGTGTTATCAAATATGGATATAGTTAAGACACATGTAAAGAATGATAAAAGCAGTGTTTCGCTTACTTTAGGATTTAGATTTTAG
- a CDS encoding nucleoside deaminase — MNKEEFMRKAIALSIENVAKGGGPFGAVIVKDGEIIATGVNRVTSSCDPTAHAEISAIRAAGKVLGTFNLSGCEIYTSCEPCPMCFGAIYWARLDKMYYANTKTDAKNIGFDDSFIYDELELKPADRKLQSEPLLREEALKAFEEWTKNTDKIEY, encoded by the coding sequence ATGAATAAAGAAGAATTCATGCGAAAGGCCATCGCACTTTCAATAGAGAATGTGGCAAAAGGCGGAGGACCGTTTGGCGCCGTTATTGTGAAAGACGGAGAAATCATTGCTACCGGTGTAAACCGAGTTACAAGTTCGTGTGACCCTACTGCGCATGCAGAAATTAGTGCTATCCGTGCTGCTGGGAAAGTATTAGGAACATTCAATCTGAGTGGTTGCGAAATTTATACTTCCTGCGAACCTTGTCCCATGTGCTTTGGAGCAATTTATTGGGCTCGGCTGGATAAGATGTATTACGCTAATACAAAGACTGATGCAAAGAATATTGGCTTCGATGATTCATTCATTTATGATGAATTGGAACTAAAACCTGCTGACAGGAAACTGCAATCGGAACCACTGCTTCGTGAAGAAGCCCTGAAAGCTTTTGAAGAGTGGACAAAGAATACGGATAAAATTGAATATTAA
- a CDS encoding amidohydrolase, translating to MKTALRISLAQIDIEWENIQENLRRLEIKLQALSGKTDIVVLPEMFSTGFTMQSHLFAETINGDTISTLRKWATKYNLALVGSFICSENEAYYNRAFFLAPNNEEYFYDKRHLFRMGNEPKHFSAGNKRCIFNWQGWKICLLICYDLRFPVWSRNVINEYDLLIFVANWPASRSRAWDTLLCARAIENQSYVCGVNRIGNDAMGISYNGGSALYNMRGENLVNFTKDEEGIRTVNLEIDSLRSFRTKFPAWRDADFFSL from the coding sequence ATGAAGACGGCTTTGCGTATTTCACTGGCACAGATAGACATTGAGTGGGAAAACATACAAGAGAATCTTCGCAGACTTGAAATAAAACTTCAGGCATTAAGCGGAAAGACTGATATTGTTGTGTTACCAGAAATGTTTTCAACCGGTTTTACTATGCAAAGCCATCTTTTTGCTGAAACAATTAATGGAGATACCATTTCCACTCTGAGGAAATGGGCCACAAAATATAATTTGGCTCTTGTAGGGAGTTTTATTTGTTCAGAAAATGAAGCATATTACAATAGAGCTTTTTTTCTGGCTCCCAATAATGAAGAGTACTTCTATGACAAACGTCATCTTTTTAGAATGGGCAATGAACCTAAACATTTCTCAGCTGGAAACAAACGCTGTATTTTCAACTGGCAAGGATGGAAAATATGCTTGTTAATCTGTTATGATTTGCGTTTTCCTGTATGGTCAAGAAATGTAATCAATGAATATGATCTTCTTATCTTTGTAGCTAACTGGCCTGCTAGTCGTAGTCGTGCCTGGGATACATTATTATGTGCACGTGCCATTGAAAATCAAAGCTATGTATGTGGTGTAAATCGCATAGGGAATGATGCTATGGGGATTTCGTATAATGGAGGATCTGCTCTTTACAATATGAGAGGAGAGAATCTTGTTAACTTCACTAAAGATGAAGAAGGTATTCGTACCGTAAACCTTGAGATCGACTCCCTCCGTTCTTTTCGAACTAAGTTTCCAGCTTGGCGTGATGCCGATTTCTTCTCTCTATAA
- a CDS encoding 1-acyl-sn-glycerol-3-phosphate acyltransferase, whose protein sequence is MKKAICSFIYHKLLGWKSVVNVEDFDKQIICAAPHTSNWDFIIGKLFYASIKRKTAFMMKKEWFFFPLGSILKCMGGIPVDRGRKNSMVEQVANIIESSQKFSLAITPEATRSRNPNWKKGFYYIALKANIPIVLVAVDYPTKTITAEKVVIPSGDIEKDMREIKLYYNQFEGKNPENFATGL, encoded by the coding sequence ATGAAGAAAGCAATTTGTAGTTTCATCTATCACAAATTATTAGGATGGAAATCAGTGGTTAATGTAGAAGATTTCGATAAACAAATTATTTGTGCTGCACCACACACTAGTAACTGGGATTTTATTATCGGCAAATTATTTTATGCATCTATTAAAAGAAAAACAGCTTTTATGATGAAAAAAGAATGGTTTTTCTTTCCTCTGGGTAGCATTTTAAAATGTATGGGAGGTATTCCTGTAGATCGCGGAAGAAAAAATTCTATGGTTGAACAAGTGGCAAATATAATAGAAAGCAGCCAAAAATTTAGTTTAGCAATCACTCCGGAAGCTACTCGATCAAGAAACCCAAATTGGAAAAAAGGTTTTTATTATATTGCACTGAAAGCCAATATTCCTATTGTATTAGTAGCAGTTGACTATCCTACTAAAACAATTACAGCAGAAAAAGTGGTTATTCCTTCTGGAGATATTGAAAAAGATATGCGCGAGATAAAGCTATATTACAATCAATTTGAAGGGAAAAATCCAGAAAATTTTGCTACTGGTTTATAA
- a CDS encoding diphosphate--fructose-6-phosphate 1-phosphotransferase, producing the protein MTKSALQIARAAYQPKLPKALCGAVKASEGEPTQSVADQHAIKELFPNTYGMPIVKFVESDVKVECPAINVGVILSGGQAPGGHNVISGIFDGVKKLNPDSKLYGFILGPGGLVDHNYMELTADIIDEYRNTGGFDMIGSGRTKLETAEQFEKGLKIIRELGIKAIVIIGGDDSNTNACVLAEYYAAKKYGVQVIGCPKTIDGDLKNEMIETSFGFDTACKVYSEVIGNIQRDCNSARKYWHFIKLMGRSASHIALECALQVQPNVCIVSEEVEAKNMSLDDVVTYVANSVAARAAQGKNFGTVLIPEGLIEFIPAMKALISELNDFLASNAEEFSHIKKSHQRDYIISKLSKVNAEIYASLPEGVARQLTLDRDPHGNVQVSLIETEKLLAEMVGNKLAEWKEQGKFVGKFASQVHFFGYEGRCAAPSNYDADYCYSLGYAASALIANGKTGYMSSIRNTTAPADQWIAGGVPITMMMNMEKRHGEMKPVIQKALVKLDGKPFQAFAAKRDEWAINTDYVYPGPIQYFGPTEVCDQPTKTLQLEQSK; encoded by the coding sequence ATGACTAAAAGCGCATTACAAATTGCCAGAGCAGCTTACCAACCAAAGTTGCCTAAAGCATTGTGTGGAGCAGTAAAAGCTAGTGAGGGTGAACCTACACAATCTGTTGCTGACCAGCATGCAATCAAAGAATTGTTCCCAAACACCTATGGGATGCCTATCGTGAAATTTGTTGAATCAGACGTAAAAGTAGAATGTCCTGCAATAAATGTAGGGGTTATTCTTTCCGGCGGTCAGGCTCCTGGTGGTCATAATGTAATTTCTGGAATTTTCGACGGAGTAAAGAAGTTAAATCCAGATAGCAAACTTTATGGCTTTATTTTAGGTCCTGGTGGATTGGTTGATCACAATTATATGGAATTAACTGCAGATATTATTGATGAATATCGTAATACTGGTGGTTTTGATATGATTGGTTCTGGCCGTACAAAACTTGAAACTGCAGAACAGTTTGAAAAAGGTTTGAAAATCATTCGTGAACTGGGTATCAAAGCAATCGTTATTATTGGTGGTGATGATTCAAATACAAATGCTTGTGTTTTGGCAGAATATTATGCTGCAAAGAAGTATGGTGTACAAGTAATCGGATGTCCAAAAACAATTGATGGTGACTTGAAAAATGAAATGATCGAAACTTCATTTGGTTTTGATACAGCATGTAAAGTTTACTCAGAAGTTATTGGTAATATTCAAAGAGACTGTAACTCTGCACGTAAATACTGGCACTTTATCAAGCTAATGGGACGTTCTGCTTCTCATATTGCTTTGGAATGTGCTTTGCAAGTTCAACCAAATGTTTGTATCGTATCTGAAGAAGTAGAAGCAAAGAACATGTCACTTGATGACGTTGTTACTTATGTTGCTAATTCAGTAGCTGCTCGTGCAGCTCAAGGTAAAAACTTCGGTACAGTATTAATTCCTGAAGGTCTGATTGAATTTATTCCTGCAATGAAAGCTTTGATTTCTGAATTAAATGATTTCTTGGCAAGCAATGCAGAAGAGTTCTCTCATATTAAGAAGTCTCATCAACGCGATTATATTATTTCTAAACTATCTAAGGTTAATGCTGAAATATATGCAAGTCTTCCAGAAGGAGTTGCTCGTCAGTTGACATTAGATCGTGACCCTCACGGTAATGTTCAGGTTTCATTGATTGAAACTGAAAAATTACTTGCTGAGATGGTTGGCAATAAACTTGCTGAATGGAAAGAACAAGGTAAATTTGTAGGTAAATTTGCTTCTCAAGTTCACTTCTTTGGATATGAAGGTCGTTGTGCTGCTCCTTCAAATTACGATGCTGACTATTGTTATTCTTTAGGTTATGCTGCTTCAGCGTTAATTGCTAACGGTAAAACAGGTTATATGTCTTCTATTCGTAATACAACAGCTCCTGCTGATCAATGGATTGCCGGAGGTGTGCCTATTACTATGATGATGAATATGGAAAAACGTCATGGTGAAATGAAGCCTGTAATCCAGAAGGCTCTTGTGAAACTTGATGGAAAACCATTCCAGGCATTTGCTGCAAAACGTGATGAATGGGCAATTAATACAGACTATGTATATCCAGGTCCTATTCAATATTTTGGTCCAACAGAAGTTTGCGATCAACCAACTAAAACGTTGCAACTGGAGCAAAGTAAATAA
- the prmA gene encoding 50S ribosomal protein L11 methyltransferase: MRYFEVTFKTTPCTETVNDVLSACLGEIGFESFIENTYGIKGYIQQPIYNEDTLKEVIENIPLDNVSISYKAELMEDKDWNEEWEKNFFQPIVIGNRCAIHSTFHKDVPEAEYDILINPQMAFGTGHHETTSLILEELLDAELQNKSLLDMGCGTSILAILAAMRGAKPITAIDIDTWCVENSKENILLNNIENISVELGDATLLKGRKSFDIVIANINRNILLNDMSFYTACMHKGSEIFMSGFYVSDIDILKEKAESLGLSYMYYKEKNNWAVVKFIKN; this comes from the coding sequence ATGAGATATTTCGAAGTTACATTTAAAACAACCCCTTGTACAGAAACTGTAAATGACGTACTTTCTGCTTGTCTGGGAGAAATTGGTTTTGAAAGTTTTATTGAAAACACCTATGGTATTAAAGGCTATATTCAACAACCAATCTACAACGAAGATACATTAAAAGAGGTTATTGAAAATATACCTTTGGATAATGTTTCCATCTCATATAAGGCCGAATTAATGGAAGATAAAGACTGGAACGAAGAATGGGAAAAAAATTTCTTCCAACCTATCGTGATCGGCAACAGATGCGCAATTCACAGTACATTCCACAAAGATGTACCCGAGGCTGAATATGACATTTTGATTAATCCTCAAATGGCTTTTGGAACAGGACATCATGAAACAACAAGCCTTATTTTAGAGGAATTACTGGATGCAGAACTGCAAAACAAATCTCTGCTTGACATGGGATGCGGTACTTCCATTTTGGCAATACTTGCTGCCATGAGAGGCGCAAAGCCAATTACAGCAATCGATATTGACACATGGTGTGTTGAGAACTCAAAAGAAAACATTCTTTTAAATAACATTGAGAATATATCAGTAGAATTAGGTGATGCAACCTTACTTAAAGGAAGGAAATCTTTCGATATAGTAATAGCAAATATAAACCGGAATATTTTATTAAATGATATGAGCTTTTATACTGCATGCATGCACAAAGGTTCTGAAATATTCATGAGCGGTTTTTACGTATCAGACATTGATATTCTTAAAGAAAAGGCTGAAAGCCTGGGGCTTAGTTACATGTATTACAAAGAGAAAAACAATTGGGCAGTAGTTAAATTCATAAAGAACTAA
- a CDS encoding DUF4421 domain-containing protein — protein MKLAFAFLCFLLSSTLILFAQDEKTDFYKFGKELKEKAKENVNTIGHKINAIDTSYVEPNKFNYAFMLENSNWYEYYIFESKEENPQRLTISPNMSYKLGAYFGWRWIFLGWSVDLSDFFGNKKLSNKKTEFGLSLYSPMIGGDVYYRKSGSNFKLRSTSGIFEDNEYPAIATDINGFSVAIKGLNAYWVFNNKKFSYPAAYSQSSNQRRSAGSFVAGFSYSQHKINFDHNQLPAPIVMKLSDALKFKEINYSDYSLSFGYTYNWVFAKNFLANISVAPAIAYKKSKTDSGDRILPTLKEMNLDLITRAGVVYNNSKYFVGASLVMHTYDYRTENFYLNNSFGTIRVYAGFNFNKKKFYRSKQ, from the coding sequence ATGAAATTAGCGTTTGCCTTCTTATGCTTTCTTTTATCCTCAACATTAATTTTATTTGCTCAGGATGAAAAAACAGACTTTTATAAGTTCGGAAAAGAACTGAAAGAGAAAGCAAAAGAAAATGTAAATACAATTGGACATAAAATAAATGCAATTGATACCAGTTATGTTGAACCAAATAAATTCAATTATGCATTTATGCTGGAGAACAGTAACTGGTATGAATATTATATATTTGAAAGCAAGGAAGAGAATCCTCAGCGATTAACAATCTCACCCAATATGAGTTATAAGCTAGGTGCATACTTTGGGTGGAGATGGATTTTCCTGGGATGGTCTGTGGACTTGAGTGATTTTTTTGGAAATAAAAAGCTTTCAAATAAAAAAACAGAATTTGGATTGAGTCTTTATAGCCCCATGATTGGAGGCGATGTTTATTACCGGAAAAGTGGTAGTAATTTCAAATTGAGAAGTACAAGTGGTATTTTTGAAGACAATGAATATCCAGCTATTGCGACTGATATTAACGGTTTTTCGGTTGCTATAAAGGGGCTAAACGCTTATTGGGTCTTTAACAACAAAAAGTTTTCTTATCCGGCGGCCTACAGTCAATCAAGTAATCAGCGTCGCAGTGCAGGTTCTTTCGTTGCTGGATTTTCCTATTCTCAACATAAAATTAATTTTGATCACAACCAGTTACCGGCTCCTATAGTGATGAAATTAAGTGATGCATTGAAATTTAAGGAGATCAACTATTCGGACTATAGCCTAAGCTTTGGTTATACATACAATTGGGTATTTGCCAAAAACTTTCTGGCAAACATATCTGTGGCGCCTGCCATAGCATACAAAAAATCAAAAACAGATTCCGGTGACAGAATACTACCTACTCTTAAAGAGATGAATCTCGATTTAATAACCCGGGCAGGAGTTGTATACAATAATTCTAAATATTTTGTTGGTGCATCATTGGTAATGCATACTTACGATTACAGAACCGAAAACTTTTATTTGAACAATAGCTTTGGAACCATACGGGTTTATGCAGGATTCAATTTCAATAAAAAGAAATTTTATAGAAGTAAACAGTGA
- a CDS encoding glycoside hydrolase family 25 protein: MNKAPILAANGQRKPRKKVSVKKKPASSRKKNGRKNSSASWYLPRWAVRVLAFLLIIFFSALFYWFFIRPYSYRWKACSGDKEYGVCMPSGFEVHGIDISHYQGNINWEELVEYQSPDYPLQFVFVKATEGGDLGDDTFQKNFDSARKYGLIRGAYHFFNPGAPAAKQAQFFINTVKLDSADLPPVLDVEKKGIRSKESLVKAIKLWLDIVEAHYGVKPILYTSYKFKTSYLNDSIFNSYPYWIAHYYVDSVEYKGKWKFWQHTDVGSVPGVEESVDLNIFNGTIEELKAMTIKRKISTKTQ; encoded by the coding sequence ATGAACAAAGCTCCCATATTAGCAGCTAATGGCCAGCGAAAGCCGCGTAAAAAAGTCTCTGTAAAAAAGAAACCAGCTTCATCGCGAAAAAAAAATGGCCGGAAAAATAGTAGTGCATCGTGGTACTTACCTCGTTGGGCTGTTCGTGTGCTTGCTTTTCTACTTATTATATTTTTTTCAGCTCTTTTCTACTGGTTTTTTATCCGTCCATATTCATATAGATGGAAAGCTTGTTCCGGTGATAAAGAATATGGTGTATGTATGCCTTCTGGCTTCGAAGTTCATGGAATTGATATATCTCACTATCAGGGAAATATTAACTGGGAAGAACTTGTTGAATATCAGTCGCCAGACTATCCTTTGCAGTTTGTGTTTGTTAAAGCTACGGAAGGAGGCGATTTAGGAGATGATACTTTTCAGAAAAACTTTGATTCAGCTCGTAAATACGGTTTAATCCGCGGTGCTTATCATTTCTTTAATCCAGGTGCACCTGCAGCAAAGCAGGCTCAGTTCTTTATAAATACTGTAAAGCTTGACAGTGCAGATCTTCCACCTGTATTGGATGTAGAAAAAAAAGGAATAAGGAGTAAAGAAAGTCTTGTGAAAGCTATAAAACTTTGGCTAGACATTGTAGAAGCTCATTATGGGGTGAAACCTATTCTATATACATCTTATAAGTTCAAGACCAGCTATCTGAATGATTCCATTTTTAATTCATATCCTTACTGGATAGCTCATTATTATGTAGATTCTGTAGAATATAAAGGAAAGTGGAAATTCTGGCAACACACAGATGTAGGCTCCGTCCCGGGAGTGGAAGAAAGCGTAGATCTTAATATTTTTAATGGAACAATTGAAGAGTTAAAAGCCATGACTATTAAAAGAAAAATTTCAACCAAGACGCAATAA